Proteins encoded in a region of the Synechococcus sp. BIOS-U3-1 genome:
- a CDS encoding OsmC family protein, with amino-acid sequence MPTVSCRYSGELRCEAIHHGSGAVLLTDAPVDNAGKGEEFSPTDLLATSVATCMLTIMGITAKSRKWSIEGSTADVDKLMSESSPRKVEKLRVHLKLPQQLSDEQRALLQRVAEQCPVKRSLDPLIELELIWS; translated from the coding sequence ATGCCCACTGTGTCCTGTCGGTATAGCGGTGAACTGCGATGTGAAGCCATCCATCATGGCTCTGGTGCTGTGTTGTTGACCGATGCCCCGGTCGATAACGCTGGCAAAGGGGAAGAGTTCTCGCCAACCGACCTACTAGCCACATCGGTGGCAACCTGCATGCTCACCATCATGGGAATCACGGCTAAGAGCAGGAAGTGGTCCATTGAAGGGAGCACTGCCGATGTCGACAAACTCATGAGCGAATCAAGTCCCCGCAAAGTGGAGAAGCTGCGAGTGCATCTGAAACTGCCCCAGCAACTCAGCGACGAACAGCGCGCACTGTTGCAACGCGTTGCAGAGCAATGTCCCGTAAAGCGGAGCCTTGATCCTTTGATTGAACTGGAGCTGATCTGGAGCTAA
- a CDS encoding phospholipase D-like domain-containing protein, translating into MATGVTSLGHQQRLLVMPDDGEQAVLDLLASAKKSLRIKQFKLQAPAVIKAMQDAHDRGVKVQIMLNPHTSGGDRWNDEAFELFKKSGIDVRWTSESFPVTHEKSIVVDDEFALVATFNLAEKYFTQTRDHGLVTYNKDAIKQVIAGFDADWNNVEFKPDLTVGLVWSNLHSRGQLAKLIDSSTTHLWVQHPKFVDAVILDRIVEACVRGVKVHLLCGGKHGISDWDIYDTFGNLRVMSRFGVKIRRQKHLKLHTKMIIVDKKSAVIGSMNIDRSAFDIRRELGMETDAPEVIARCCQIFESDWHEAKDYIAPDPLDPSLHDHGELSPDPNFIHE; encoded by the coding sequence ATGGCTACTGGAGTCACGAGTCTCGGGCATCAACAACGTTTGCTTGTGATGCCTGATGACGGTGAGCAGGCGGTTCTTGATCTGCTCGCGTCGGCGAAAAAGAGCTTGCGTATCAAGCAATTCAAGCTGCAGGCTCCTGCTGTGATCAAGGCGATGCAGGATGCCCATGATCGTGGGGTGAAAGTGCAGATCATGTTGAACCCTCACACATCGGGTGGGGATCGATGGAATGACGAGGCTTTTGAACTTTTTAAGAAATCAGGGATTGATGTGCGCTGGACGAGTGAGTCCTTCCCGGTGACTCATGAAAAATCAATTGTTGTTGATGATGAATTTGCTTTAGTTGCTACATTTAATTTGGCTGAAAAATACTTCACTCAAACAAGAGATCACGGGTTGGTAACTTATAATAAAGATGCGATAAAGCAGGTTATTGCTGGTTTTGATGCTGATTGGAACAATGTTGAATTCAAGCCTGATCTAACGGTTGGGCTTGTGTGGAGCAATCTGCATAGCCGTGGTCAGTTGGCGAAGCTGATTGATTCCTCAACGACGCATTTATGGGTCCAACATCCCAAATTTGTTGATGCCGTCATTCTTGATCGGATTGTTGAAGCTTGTGTAAGGGGTGTCAAGGTACACCTGTTGTGTGGTGGCAAACATGGGATTTCCGACTGGGATATCTACGATACATTCGGAAATTTACGTGTAATGTCGCGTTTCGGGGTGAAAATTCGCCGGCAGAAACACCTTAAGCTGCACACCAAGATGATCATTGTTGACAAGAAATCGGCTGTAATTGGGTCAATGAATATTGATAGGAGTGCATTTGATATTCGTCGAGAGTTGGGAATGGAAACAGATGCGCCAGAGGTGATTGCACGCTGTTGCCAAATCTTTGAGTCCGATTGGCATGAAGCTAAGGACTACATCGCCCCCGATCCTCTCGATCCTTCCCTGCATGACCATGGGGAATTGTCACCGGATCCGAATTTTATTCATGAGTGA